Proteins from a genomic interval of Toxotes jaculatrix isolate fToxJac2 chromosome 5, fToxJac2.pri, whole genome shotgun sequence:
- the lrrc4.2 gene encoding leucine-rich repeat-containing protein 4.2, with translation MSPLGQVSVQPTWNAALLAVLSLMVPALSMCQSTGPALGSAYPQNCPGVCSCTNQLSKVVCTRRGLVRVPPNIPANTRYLNLMENSIETIQADTFRHLHHLEVLQLGRNAIRQIEVGAFNGLTSLNTLELFDNRLTVIPSGAFEYLSKLRELWLRNNPIESIPSYAFNRVPSLMRLDLGELRKLEYISDGAFEGLQNLKYLNLGMCNLKEFPHLSPLVGLEELEISENVFPELKPGAFRGLKNLRKLWIMNSAITTIERNAFDDITALVELNLAHNNLSSLPHNLFTPLQYLVELHLHHNPWRCDCDVVWLSWWLREYIPTNSTCCGRCHTPVHMRGRYLVEVDQTTFQCSAPFILDAPRDLNISAARVAELKCRTAAMSSVRWLLPNGTVLTHGSAHPRISVLNDGTLNFSNVLPSDTGVYTCMVSNMAGNSNASAYLNVSNAELNTSNLSYFTTVTVEFLEPTVEETPKPKPTVPASPSVFQPVFISTPTVLFQNTQTPRQVSIPTARVPSGPAASLDEVMKTTKIIIGCFVAVTLLAAAMLIAFYKLRKRHQQRSTVAAARTVEIIQMEEEVPPVPPPTSGSSGSDDTGLVLPTLVEHNSNTFKPGYVSSSSSSRQGGYGAHWTQNNSLHRSVRQHHSHISTIADPYVIKTTHGKEKVQETQI, from the coding sequence ATGAGTCCTCTGGGCCAGGTTAGTGTGCAGCCTACCTGGAACGCAGCCCTGCTCGCCGTGCTCTCTCTCATGGTGCCTGCTCTCAGTATGTGCCAGTCCACAGGCCCTGCGTTGGGCTCGGCTTACCCCCAGAACTGTCCAGGTGTGTGCTCCTGCACTAACCAGCTCAGCAAGGTGGTGTGTACCCGCAGAGGCCTGGTTAGGGTTCCTCCGAACATCCCAGCCAACACCAGGTACCTGAATCTGATGGAAAACAGCATAGAGACCATACAGGCAGATACCTTCAGACACCTGCATCACCTGGAGGTGCTGCAGCTGGGCAGAAATGCTATCAGGCAGATTGAAGTGGGGGCCTTCAATGGTCTGACCAGCCTGAATACCctggagctgttcgacaacagaCTTACGGTCATACCTAGTGGAGCTTTTGAGTACCTGTCAAAGTTGAGAGAGTTGTGGCTTAGAAACAATCCCATTGAGAGCATCCCCTCCTATGCCTTCAACCGTGTCCCCTCGCTCATGAGACTGGACCTGGGAGAGCTGAGGAAATTGGAGTACATTTCTGATGGGGCATTCGAGGGCCTTCAGAACCTCAAGTACCTCAACTTGGGGATGTGCAACCTGAAGGAGTTTCCTCACCTTTCACCTCTGGTGGGATTGGAGGAGCTAGAAATATCAGAGAATGTTTTCCCTGAGCTGAAGCCTGGGGCTTTCCGTGGGCTCAAGAATTTACGTAAACTGTGGATTATGAACTCTGCCATCACAACCATCGAGAGGAATGCATTTGATGACATCACAGCCTTGGTGGAGCTGAATTTAGCCCATAATAACCTGTCGTCCCTCCCCCATAACCTCTTCACCCCTCTGCAGTACTTGGTGGAGCTACACCTGCACCACAACCCGTGGCGATGTGACTGTGATGTAGTGTGGCTCTCCTGGTGGCTCAGAGAATACATTCCCACAAATTCCACCTGCTGTGGACGCTGCCACACCCCGGTTCACATGAGAGGACGATACCTGGTGGAAGTTGATCAGACCACCTTTCAGTGTTCAGCACCATTCATACTCGATGCTCCCAGAGATCTGAACATCTCCGCAGCGAGGGTGGCCGAACTGAAGTGTCGCACAGCTGCCATGAGCTCAGTCCGATGGCTTCTCCCTAATGGGACTGTATTGACCCACGGCTCAGCTCACCCACGGATATCTGTCCTTAATGATGGGACGCTCAATTTCTCCAACGTTCTCCCATCAGACACAGGGGTCTACACGTGCATGGTGAGCAACATGGCAGGAAATTCCAATGCCTCGGCCTACCTAAACGTCAGCAATGCCGAACTCAACACATCTAATCTGTCCTACTTTACCACCGTAACAGTGGAATTTTTGGAGCCCACAGTGGAGGAGACCCCTAAACCCAAGCCCACTGTCCCTGCCTCGCCCTCTGTCTTTCAGCCTGTCTTCATCTCCACACCAACTGTGCTGTTCCAAAATACTCAGACTCCAAGGCAGGTGTCAATTCCCACTGCCAGAGTCCCTAGTGGGCCAGCCGCCAGCCTGGATGAGGTGATGAAAACCACCAAAATCATCATtggctgttttgttgctgttacCTTGCTGGCAGCTGCCATGTTGATAGCGTTCTATAAGTTGCGTAAGCGCCATCAACAGAGGAGCACGGTGGCTGCAGCCAGGACCGTAGAAATCATACAGATGGAGGAAGAAGTTCCTCCCGTTCCACCGCCCACCTCCGGATCTAGTGGCTCTGATGACACAGGGTTGGTACTGCCTACATTAGTggaacacaacagcaacacctTTAAGCCTGGGtatgtgtcctcctcctcctcatcccgCCAAGGGGGCTACGGAGCCCACTGGACCCAGAACAACTCTCTTCACCGCTCAGTCAGACAGCACCACAGCCACATCAGCACCATTGCTGATCCCTACGTCATTAAGACTACTCACGGCAAGGAGAAGGTTCAAGAGACCCAAATCTGA